A stretch of DNA from Malus sylvestris chromosome 9, drMalSylv7.2, whole genome shotgun sequence:
ACTTCTCTGTCAAAAAGTTAAACACATTCACACAAgtaatcaaatcacatctcccCTGACTTCACTCCCAGCAGGCAGCAGTTTCCCAGATGGGGAAAGTTGGGCACACCAAATAATGCACTCACATTTTCAAATGCTAAATTTGGTTGGACTGTTTGATACCAAAAAATTCAACACCATAGTACTATTTGCAATGCTAGTCCTTTCATAAAGCACAACTACAAACCAAAATTGCTTACCCTATGGCCCCACGTTCCAGTGGTTATACATGAATTTTGAGATTCTTTGGACCAATTATGTTGTTAGTTTTGCACACGTACACCTCTCAAATCTTTGGCTCTCCGCAGAGTAGTGGTGAATTGTCATCTTTCAACCTTTGCATTTGGTAAAAAATCCAATAGAAGCATAGGAAAACTATAGTCTGTGTAGGAAAGATTATCTCTTTCAATTAAGATATAGTCTGAACGGCGTCACTCGTCCAATAAATGTTTGTCACGTGTTTAAAAAGTAAATCACTTGTCCTGCCACTTGATGAATTGGTAACGTGATTGTATCTCTTTGGCCATAggagtatttttcttttcaaatgacGGACAATTGATGTTTTATCCGTAATATGTCGATATCACTATGGCCAACAAACGTATAAACATATTATATGTACTTGTTTGACAATATCAATGCACgtattttcttttgaaaaaccCTAAAGAATTTACCCTCGATTCAAGTATTTGAAAATCATACCATAAAGTTATAGAACTGTGTATAATTTTGAAGAGGTAAAAATATAATCTTGTCTCTCAAAATTTGTACTGCAGCCTGCAGCTTTTCCCTTcactatttctttttttttggtcgagCTCTTTTGGAAGGAGAAAGCGAATGAATTTTTACCCTTTATGTGCGTGTGTGAGTGTATCATTGGCAGCCAAAGCGGCAATACTTATTTCATGTGCTACTCTTTTTTATTCGAGCGATATTCTAACTTAACCAAAATTACACTGGTGCAATTCAAACTTTGAAGTAACATTGTTTTAGCCAAATTGCTTACGTCCAAGCCTATCGTATGCCGACATGTTTAATCCCACACAAATATAAAACTCATTTAAACTACATCTTCCCACAAACAGGAGCACATTTACAGAATTTGGAAGTCTGCATGTTTTCATGCTGACTAATTATAAAATTCAAACCCCTTAAAAGAAAACCATTCCAAATTGAGAAGTCAGAATAAGGAAAAGCTCACTCCATTTAATCTCCACCATGGAAGACTCACCATACGGTTCGAGAAGGCGAGATGAGCCGGAGTTCAACCTGAGAGCGTGGGCTGTGAAGGCCAGAATCAGCCGCGAAAACCCGAAGTCTAGAAGGTTTTCGGCTTCTTACATTCGAAGCTTCAGAGAGGACACAAGTTCTTTCAGATCAAACATTACAATCTCCAGCACTGCTTCTTCCCCTGGCTATAACTTAAGAGGTACCCTTCTCTATGCTTCACTCAAAACCGAGTTTTTTAATCCACCatttctcataaaaaaaaaaaaaatcctcctTTTTGGCAGATGAAATCGACCCGGCAACGTACTCATTCACCACAGCCCTCAAAGGTACGAAATCATGATCGTGAAAGCATATTACtagttcaaattcaaattattaTATACAGCTCAGAAATTCTCTGTGCATGACGTTCGGTCTTTATTAACGTTCTTAAATAACAAAGGAAGATAGATGTCGATTCCAAAACCAGACTAACATAAATTTTCTGTGCAGAACGTCTCATCTTTATTATTGCATTCTATATTAAAAAGCAGACGTTTGTTCCACAGCCGGACTAATATACAagattttgtgttgttttgcaGCATTGCAGGCAAGGTCCGCTCATCACAGTTGGGAAACGTCATCACCGGAAGGGTTTGCTTTGAATTCAAAGTGGAACGAAGCAGAGAAATACATATGCAACCCTCTATCAGGGCAGGTTCCAATGGAGTGTTTATCTGCAAAAACACTTAGCGGAAGATCGTTTCGAAACGTAACGAATCGAATCACAATGTCTGCACCTCTTGTTTACTCTTCCCACTCAAGACCAATCCATACAACCAACATTGCCAAGCCTTTTTCTAATCCTACAAAAGAAGATTTGGCTCGTCAATTTCCAATTCCAGGTTcagtcatttttcttcttttcacacctctaattatttttgtattttgctTCTTCTGGTATTGCTTTTTTCTTTCACCAAGAGCTGTTTCACTTCAAAGTTCAACGATACAAAGAtgtttggtaaaaataaaatgttttgcTAACCTTCAGAAGATGCTTTAATAAAAAAGTGGAGTTGAggttttaataaatatttttaattcttgtaataccctcgttaattttaaaaaatgacaTAACACATTTTATCTTTGGAGAACAAAGTGATCACCACCTACAATTACAAACCCCAACCTCTTACATCACCACTAGCATTGTTACCACAATCGCACCACCACCATTGccaccacaaccacaaccacaTTTCTCGCCAGCATCGCCGCCCCTACCACTGTTGTTACTTTTGCACCCAAACCACCACACCCAATTAttggcaccaccaccatcaccaccactgcCCACTATCATGTCCATATTTgtcattatatataattatatcgTTTTTTTACACTGGTTTTCATCTTCACAACACTTTTAAACAtatagtttatcaaacactcaacTGTTTTATTTTACATTATTCTTAAATTGCagcaaaaacaattttaagaaaagcactttaaaaaaaaaaacacaacaatcTAAAACTAGCCTTTATTCAATTCAAAGGCCCAATATAAACGAGGTGTGGCATTTCTCATAGAATGATAATTACAACTTTCAAtcacaatttatttttaatgcAGGGAAGCAAATAGATGGAACGAGAGATGTGGGAACTCAAAGCACTCCTCCTGATTTGAGTTCAAGTAGTTGTCCTAGCTCTACTTCAACCCCTCCGATCGTAGTGATATCGTCAAATCGATTTCGAGGAGGAGATTCGTCTAAAACAAGTGCAAAATCAAAATCTGATGAAGAGGTATGTTTTTGCTCATATTTGTAACTAAATGCCAGAATTAGCCATGTTGTAGGTTTTTAAGACTAATGACAGCGAAATAAGCACAAATAGAACCGATTTACAAACTGTTTAAGATTAGAAGGACAACCTGTAATCATTTTATTGCTTGTTTATTGTCTTTGCattgaatattttattaaaaatttgtgACCTATTACATGATATGCATTTGGGATGCCGGCAGCGTTCCTCGTGTTTTTAATTAATGATTTGTTTCTGAAGATGGGACAACTAAATGAAGGTGGGTTGGTGTCATAAAAAATAGAGTATTCCCTTCAAGGTGAGGGACTAGCAGATTGAATTGGTCCCTCTTTGGTTTTTATGTGCTTTCCAGCACATAAACTCTCTTCTCGGAATATCATTTTGCCTCCAATAAGAAAAGAAGAACCTTGGGTAGGGTATGCTGTCACGGTGTGTCGGACCGTGTGCATTAGGCGTTGTATTCACAATGTCACATGGAGTCGAATAGTATCAAATACAATTAGACTCGTCCTTTTGTAATAGTACATGATTATTACGTGACAATACATTATTAATGTGTGATATTGACAACTGTATTATCTCGAGTGTAGATAAGTTTCTATCCTCTCTAAGTTGCAAGACAACTTGCATGTCCACCACCACTTTGCATTAACTTTTTGCCTTGAATTATGCAGGAACTATGTGTTCCTTTTTTACCGGATTTGGATCACATCTGGATTCAAATTATGGGAATTTTAGAGATCCTCACATATTAGTCATTCATCGTGCATTGTACGATTAGAAatcatttgatattttttatttagaattATACACAAATAGTACTTAATGAAAACTGATCgtacgatatatgatgaacaaCTACAATATAAGGATTCCTAGAATCCCCACAAAGTGAATTCGGAAAAGATCCTCTTCCATTTTACCACcacctttttgtttttgtgtggaAACCCTGAAGATACTTTCAGTGCAAATCTTAAAAAGGATTCTTCACTTTTTCTCCCCCCCCCTTTTGATCTTTGGGGTTCTCACTGAACCAACAGGATTCTCTCtgaattctctttgtgaggatcctgaaGATTCGTGAATCGTATccatttatcgtatatcgtgttcttaatttttatcaggtactatttatgtttaattttaaataaataaatttaatatgattttttactgcatgatgtacaatgaacgaacaCAATTAATGAATAtctaaaattctcacaaaaagtATCTGGATTCCTCACTGAAAATGCCACATCACTTATTTATTGGTTCATCTTTTTGGAAAAGATGGTCATGTGTTTCCGGGTTTGTTACTTGAAGATTTCACTGTTTAAGTGCAAATTTGTTGGGAATTGGATCCCCTCCGGACACAAATAAACTGAGCTTAAGGATTcgggccgttgaaatttgatccaacaactacaattattatatctTTTAGAGGACTCCTTTGTTTGTAGacgtttaatcaaatttcaacgatccgaatccTGCTCAGGAGACTTAGTTTATTTGGGTCCGGAGGGAATCAGTTCCAATTTGTTGCATCTTTGGACTAGGTGACTGAGTCATGTCCTTTCAAACTTTTTGCTAGGGTTTGTGATCATTAACTTGTACATGTTGTGATGGAGATTGTCATTTGATGGTGTCTAAGAAGGAAGAGGATTCGCTTCGGACCTTAGTGTTCGGAGCCTTCTTATCAAGGCATCAGGGATGCTGATTGGTGTGCAAGTCAAATCAAGACCGTTTGTTGTGTGTGGTGGgccaaaaaaatgaattaatgaAGACTGTTGAATTCAATTTCTTCGACCCAGATGATTTAATGAGGAGGCTTCGAACATTAAGGTTCGGAGTGGATTCTCTTCCATCTAAGACCATGTGATTTACCATGGTGACTGATGGTTGCAGAAAGTGACACTAGTCTACTCTAGCTATTCACCTAACGCTACACTTCATTTGAAATTGTTAGTCTCCATCTAGCCCCTAGCAACCATGATATATTCTCGTATCTCTATGTCAATTATTACGTAATATAACTGATGAGTGAGATGGATAGATAGGAATCTCCATATTAAGTTTTTCTTCCAAAATCAACTAAATTTTGCACCATCCAAATTTTGGTCAAGCACAAACTAGAGCCGTCCCTGATATTTTAAGTGCGAGAGAAACTAACTAGGTTAAAGGGGTTTCTTCTTTCATATACCAGAAGCTTCTTGTTgctttattttatattactttccTTATCAAATTACCAAATATATAAAAGAtgcaattgaaaataaaaggaaagagaTTTTATGTATGTGGCTACATAAAATGCAGGTGGAAGTGAAAGAtacaaaagaagaaacaaaaagagaaaagcaaaagcaaaagtgcAGGCA
This window harbors:
- the LOC126583087 gene encoding uncharacterized protein LOC126583087 isoform X1 is translated as MEDSPYGSRRRDEPEFNLRAWAVKARISRENPKSRRFSASYIRSFREDTSSFRSNITISSTASSPGYNLRDEIDPATYSFTTALKALQARSAHHSWETSSPEGFALNSKWNEAEKYICNPLSGQVPMECLSAKTLSGRSFRNVTNRITMSAPLVYSSHSRPIHTTNIAKPFSNPTKEDLARQFPIPGKQIDGTRDVGTQSTPPDLSSSSCPSSTSTPPIVVISSNRFRGGDSSKTSAKSKSDEEVEVKDTKEETKREKQKQKCRQGGCLSWMRRRYREKHKPKNKKNNFLSHLNLKGC
- the LOC126583087 gene encoding uncharacterized protein LOC126583087 isoform X2, translated to MEDSPYGSRRRDEPEFNLRAWAVKARISRENPKSRRFSASYIRSFREDTSSFRSNITISSTASSPGYNLRDEIDPATYSFTTALKALQARSAHHSWETSSPEGFALNSKWNEAEKYICNPLSGQVPMECLSAKTLSGRSFRNVTNRITMSAPLVYSSHSRPIHTTNIAKPFSNPTKEDLARQFPIPGKQIDGTRDVGTQSTPPDLSSSSCPSSTSTPPIVVISSNRFRGGDSSKTSAKSKSDEEGL